A single region of the Bacillus cereus genome encodes:
- a CDS encoding peptide ABC transporter substrate-binding protein: MKRKKMKKLTAVVVPVLAMSVALTACSGSGGEKKTTTTSNSGEEKKSDIKYAAKQVLNRTENQEIPTMDTSKSTDTLGAQILGNTMEGLYRLDKDNKPIPAAAESSTKSEDGKKYTFKLRKDAKWSNGDPVTAKDFVFGWQRLLDKNTAAEYAFIAYYIKNAEAINKGEKPATELGAKAVDDYTLEVELEKPVPYFLNLLAFPSYYPLNEKFVKEKGDKFGLEADTTVYNGPFVMSSWKHEQGWQLKKNDKYWDNKTVKLEEINYSVVKEVATKVNLYDTGSIDFTLLSGEFVDKYKSNKDEYGEYAESSTFFLRLNQKRNGQDTPLKSKKLREAIALSVDKKGLANVILNNGSKATDQLVPKGLAAGPDGKDYQDTFKNGLKYDLKKGVAAWEEAKKELGKDQVTIELLSYDDGTAKKIADYVKDQIEKNLKGVTINTKIQPFKQKLKLESAQDYEISYAGWSPDYADPMTFIDMFESKSPYNQMSYSNPKYDEMVQKAGNELLSDPKKRWEALGKAEKLFLEEDAGLVPLYQTGRSYVMKPNVKGIVKHNISPEYSFKWAYVTEDGGKK; the protein is encoded by the coding sequence ATGAAGAGAAAAAAGATGAAAAAGTTAACAGCGGTTGTAGTGCCGGTTTTAGCGATGAGTGTTGCATTGACAGCATGCTCTGGATCAGGTGGGGAAAAGAAAACGACTACTACATCTAATAGTGGGGAAGAAAAAAAATCTGATATTAAATATGCAGCGAAGCAAGTATTAAATCGTACGGAAAACCAAGAAATTCCGACGATGGACACTTCTAAATCTACTGATACTTTAGGGGCACAAATTTTAGGGAACACGATGGAAGGGTTATATCGTCTTGATAAAGATAATAAGCCTATTCCGGCTGCTGCAGAATCTAGTACGAAAAGCGAAGATGGTAAAAAATATACGTTTAAACTGCGTAAAGATGCGAAATGGTCAAATGGAGATCCTGTAACAGCAAAAGATTTCGTGTTCGGATGGCAGCGCTTACTTGATAAAAATACAGCTGCAGAATATGCATTTATTGCTTACTATATAAAAAATGCAGAAGCGATTAATAAAGGAGAAAAACCTGCAACAGAATTAGGAGCGAAGGCGGTAGATGATTACACGCTAGAAGTAGAATTAGAAAAACCGGTACCGTACTTCTTAAATTTATTAGCATTCCCGTCATACTATCCATTAAATGAAAAGTTTGTAAAAGAAAAAGGAGATAAGTTTGGTTTAGAAGCAGATACAACGGTGTATAACGGGCCATTCGTTATGTCCTCATGGAAACATGAACAAGGATGGCAGTTGAAGAAAAATGACAAATATTGGGATAATAAGACTGTGAAATTAGAAGAAATTAATTATAGTGTAGTAAAAGAAGTTGCTACGAAAGTAAATTTATATGATACAGGATCAATTGATTTCACACTACTATCAGGAGAGTTTGTAGATAAATATAAATCGAATAAAGATGAATACGGTGAGTATGCAGAATCAAGTACATTCTTCTTACGTTTAAATCAAAAGCGTAACGGACAAGATACACCGTTAAAGAGCAAAAAGCTTCGTGAAGCAATTGCATTATCAGTTGATAAAAAAGGTTTAGCAAACGTTATTTTAAATAATGGATCAAAAGCAACAGATCAATTGGTTCCAAAAGGGCTTGCGGCAGGACCGGATGGAAAAGATTATCAAGATACATTTAAAAATGGTCTGAAATACGATCTGAAAAAAGGCGTAGCTGCTTGGGAAGAAGCGAAAAAAGAACTTGGAAAAGATCAAGTTACAATCGAATTACTAAGCTATGATGATGGAACTGCGAAAAAGATTGCTGATTATGTAAAAGATCAAATTGAGAAGAATTTAAAAGGTGTAACAATTAACACGAAAATTCAACCATTCAAACAAAAATTAAAATTAGAATCAGCACAAGACTATGAAATTTCTTATGCAGGTTGGAGTCCAGACTATGCGGATCCAATGACGTTTATTGATATGTTTGAATCGAAGAGCCCATATAACCAAATGAGTTATTCAAACCCGAAATACGATGAAATGGTACAAAAAGCAGGTAATGAATTACTGTCTGATCCGAAGAAACGTTGGGAAGCGTTAGGAAAAGCAGAAAAATTATTCCTTGAAGAAGATGCTGGATTAGTTCCTTTATATCAAACAGGAAGATCATATGTAATGAAACCGAATGTCAAAGGAATTGTGAAACACAACATCAGTCCAGAATATAGCTTTAAGTGGGCGTATGTAACTGAGGATGGCGGAAAGAAATAA
- a CDS encoding peptide ABC transporter substrate-binding protein — MKKKKMKKLTAVVVPVLAMSMALTACSTSGGDKKTSTNSSGDSKSEGKLAAKQVLNRTVNQEIPTMDSSKSTDTVSSQMLGNTMEGLYRLDKNNKPIPAAAESSTKSEDGKKYTFKLRKDAKWSNGDPVTAKDFVYAWQRLLDPKTAAEYAFIAFPIKNAEVVNKGEKPVAELGVKAVDDLTLEVELEQAVPYFLNLVAFPSYYPLNEKFVKEKGEKFGIESDTTVYNGPFVLKDWKHEQGWQLKKNDQYWDKKTVKLEEVNFSVVKEPATLINLYDSGQVDFALLTGEFVDKYRNKKDEFGTYSQVSTYFIRMNQKRDGQDTPLKSKKLREAIALSVDKKNLANVILNDGSKEADFLVPKGLATGPDGKDFQETFKNGLKPNAKKAAAAWEEAKKELGKDQVTIEFLNYDTGNAKKVGEYIKDQIEKNLKGVTVNIKLQPFKQKLKLESEQQYDISYGGWNPDYADPMTFLDMFETGHSHNQMSFSDPKYDGMVKKAGTELMSDAKKRWEELGKAEKTLLEEDVAIVPLYQRGDSYVLQPNVKGVVKHNISPEFSFKWAYVTEK; from the coding sequence ATGAAAAAGAAAAAAATGAAAAAACTAACGGCAGTTGTAGTACCGGTTTTAGCAATGAGCATGGCACTAACAGCATGTTCTACATCAGGCGGAGATAAAAAGACAAGCACAAACTCAAGTGGAGATAGCAAGTCAGAGGGAAAATTAGCGGCAAAACAAGTGTTGAATCGAACAGTAAACCAAGAGATTCCAACGATGGATTCTTCTAAATCAACAGATACAGTATCTTCACAAATGCTAGGGAATACGATGGAAGGATTATATCGTCTTGATAAAAATAATAAGCCTATTCCAGCTGCAGCAGAATCTAGCACGAAAAGTGAAGATGGTAAAAAATATACATTTAAACTACGTAAAGATGCAAAATGGTCAAATGGAGATCCAGTAACGGCGAAAGATTTCGTATATGCTTGGCAACGTCTATTAGATCCAAAAACAGCTGCTGAGTATGCATTTATCGCATTCCCAATTAAAAATGCAGAAGTGGTTAATAAAGGTGAAAAACCTGTAGCTGAATTAGGAGTGAAAGCGGTAGATGATCTTACGCTTGAAGTTGAATTAGAGCAAGCGGTACCGTACTTCTTAAACTTAGTAGCATTCCCATCGTACTACCCATTAAATGAAAAATTCGTAAAAGAAAAAGGGGAGAAGTTCGGTATAGAGTCTGATACAACAGTTTATAATGGACCGTTCGTTCTTAAAGATTGGAAGCATGAACAAGGATGGCAATTAAAGAAAAATGATCAATATTGGGATAAAAAGACTGTAAAACTTGAAGAAGTTAACTTCAGTGTTGTTAAAGAACCAGCAACTCTTATCAATTTATATGATAGCGGTCAAGTTGACTTTGCTTTATTAACTGGAGAGTTCGTAGATAAATATAGAAATAAGAAAGATGAATTCGGAACATATTCACAAGTGAGTACGTATTTCATTCGTATGAACCAAAAACGTGATGGACAAGATACACCATTAAAGAGTAAAAAGCTACGTGAAGCAATTGCACTATCAGTTGATAAAAAGAATTTAGCAAACGTAATTTTAAATGATGGATCAAAAGAAGCTGACTTCTTAGTACCAAAAGGTTTAGCAACTGGACCAGACGGTAAAGACTTCCAAGAAACTTTTAAAAATGGTTTAAAACCAAATGCTAAAAAAGCTGCTGCAGCTTGGGAAGAAGCGAAAAAAGAGCTAGGTAAAGACCAAGTTACAATTGAATTCTTAAACTATGATACTGGTAATGCGAAAAAAGTTGGAGAATATATTAAGGACCAAATTGAGAAGAACTTAAAAGGTGTAACAGTTAACATTAAACTTCAACCATTTAAGCAAAAACTAAAATTAGAATCTGAGCAACAATATGATATTTCATACGGTGGTTGGAATCCAGATTATGCAGATCCAATGACGTTCTTAGATATGTTTGAGACTGGACATTCTCATAACCAAATGAGCTTCTCTGACCCTAAATATGACGGCATGGTGAAAAAAGCTGGAACGGAATTAATGAGCGATGCAAAGAAACGTTGGGAAGAGTTAGGAAAAGCTGAAAAAACATTACTTGAAGAAGATGTAGCGATTGTACCTTTATATCAACGTGGAGATTCTTATGTTTTACAACCAAATGTAAAAGGTGTAGTAAAACATAATATCAGTCCAGAATTTAGCTTTAAGTGGGCATACGTGACTGAAAAATAA
- a CDS encoding peptide ABC transporter substrate-binding protein, with translation MKRKKMTKLTAVVAPVLVMSMALTACSGSGDKEKASTTPKSGEKEGGKLAAKQVLNLTETQEIPSMDSAKATDQVSFLALNNVMEGLYRLDKDNKAAPGVAESYKKSDDGKKYTFTLNKNAKWSNGDPVTAKDFVFAWQRAVDKNTAAEYAYIMFDLKNAKAINDGKAPLDTLGVKAVDDYTLEVELENPVPYFVELTSFGTFYPLNEKFVKEKGEKYGLESDTTLYNGPFTLTDWKHEEGWKLKKNAQYWDNKTVKLEEINFNVVKDSGTRVNLYESGQIDRAALASEMVDKYKSNPDFFTQKTPSTYFLRLNQKRGGQDTVLKSKDLRLAIAMAYDKKGLTNVILNDGSTPADYLVPKEFAKSPDGKDFRKENGDILKTDVKKAKEHWEKAKKELGKEQVTVELLNYDSDNAKKVGEFLKGELEKNLPGLTVNLKNQPFKQKLKLESDLDYDLSYAGWGPDYLDPMTFIDMFVTNGPHNQTGYSNPKYDEIVEKGKGELLTKTKERWDSLLKAEKMLLEDAAIAPLYQRGDALIQRPKVKGIIHHPVGGDYSYKWAYISEDK, from the coding sequence ATGAAGAGAAAAAAGATGACAAAATTAACAGCTGTTGTAGCACCAGTTCTAGTAATGAGTATGGCATTAACAGCTTGCTCTGGATCAGGGGATAAAGAGAAGGCAAGCACAACGCCGAAAAGTGGCGAAAAAGAAGGCGGAAAATTAGCTGCAAAGCAAGTACTTAATTTAACAGAAACTCAAGAGATTCCATCTATGGATTCAGCAAAAGCGACAGACCAAGTATCGTTTCTTGCTTTAAACAACGTAATGGAAGGTTTATATCGACTTGATAAAGATAATAAAGCAGCACCAGGGGTTGCTGAATCATATAAAAAGAGTGATGATGGTAAAAAATATACATTCACATTAAATAAAAATGCGAAATGGTCAAATGGAGACCCTGTAACAGCGAAAGATTTCGTGTTTGCTTGGCAACGTGCGGTAGATAAAAATACAGCAGCGGAATATGCATACATTATGTTTGATTTAAAGAACGCAAAAGCAATTAATGATGGGAAAGCACCACTTGATACGTTAGGTGTAAAAGCTGTAGATGATTACACATTAGAGGTAGAATTAGAAAATCCAGTTCCTTACTTTGTAGAATTAACTTCATTCGGAACATTCTATCCGTTAAATGAAAAATTTGTAAAAGAAAAAGGAGAAAAATACGGTTTAGAATCAGATACAACGTTATACAACGGACCATTTACATTAACAGACTGGAAACATGAAGAAGGTTGGAAGTTAAAGAAAAATGCACAATACTGGGATAATAAAACAGTTAAGTTAGAAGAAATCAACTTTAACGTAGTAAAAGATAGTGGTACACGTGTAAACTTATATGAAAGTGGACAAATCGATCGTGCTGCACTTGCATCTGAAATGGTTGACAAATATAAATCAAATCCAGACTTCTTTACACAAAAAACACCGTCAACGTACTTCTTACGTTTAAACCAAAAACGTGGTGGCCAAGATACAGTGTTAAAGAGTAAAGATTTACGTTTAGCGATTGCGATGGCATATGATAAAAAAGGTTTAACGAATGTTATTTTAAATGACGGATCTACACCTGCAGATTACTTAGTGCCAAAAGAATTTGCGAAGAGTCCAGATGGAAAAGACTTCCGTAAAGAAAATGGAGATATTTTAAAAACAGATGTGAAAAAAGCAAAAGAGCATTGGGAAAAAGCGAAAAAAGAACTTGGAAAAGAGCAAGTAACTGTAGAGCTATTAAACTATGATAGCGATAATGCGAAAAAAGTAGGGGAGTTCTTAAAAGGAGAGCTTGAGAAGAACTTACCAGGATTAACAGTGAATTTGAAAAATCAACCGTTTAAACAAAAATTAAAATTAGAATCAGATCTAGATTATGATTTATCTTACGCTGGTTGGGGACCTGACTACTTAGATCCAATGACATTCATTGATATGTTCGTTACAAATGGACCTCATAACCAAACTGGATACTCAAATCCGAAATATGATGAAATTGTAGAAAAAGGTAAAGGCGAGCTATTAACGAAAACGAAAGAGCGTTGGGATAGCTTACTAAAAGCTGAGAAAATGCTACTTGAAGATGCAGCAATTGCACCGTTATATCAACGTGGTGATGCCCTTATTCAAAGACCGAAAGTAAAAGGTATTATTCATCACCCAGTTGGTGGAGATTATAGCTACAAATGGGCATATATTTCTGAAGATAAGTAA
- a CDS encoding oxidoreductase, with translation MKKIGVGIVGFGFSSTTFHIPLLQTIEEYDIRAILSSKEEVVKQALPNAEVVGTIKELVNRADIDLVVITSPNTTHFPYVKEAIVHGKHVVVEKPFVVSIEEGEELISLAKQHNVVLSVYHNRRFDNDFLTIKKLLEEKRIGNVYAYEAHFDRFRPHVRDRWREKNLPGSGILYDLGSHLIDQALSLFGKPDAINADVIKQRPGAEIDDYFHVVLHYGVKRVILHSSSYVNQAGPHFTLHGDKGSIVKYGMDSQEEQLKEGMKPGDNGYGADSEENFATIETEEELVCMPTEVGCYEMYYKGVRDSIVNGEKPPVTAEEGLDVIKVIQLAIESSETGRVIPVK, from the coding sequence ATGAAAAAAATAGGTGTAGGGATTGTAGGATTTGGATTTTCTAGTACAACATTTCACATCCCGTTATTACAAACGATAGAAGAATATGATATTCGTGCTATTTTATCATCAAAAGAAGAAGTAGTGAAACAAGCATTACCAAATGCTGAAGTTGTTGGCACAATTAAGGAATTAGTAAATCGTGCTGATATTGACTTAGTAGTTATTACTTCACCGAATACAACTCATTTTCCATATGTAAAAGAAGCGATTGTACATGGTAAGCATGTTGTTGTGGAAAAACCATTCGTTGTTTCAATTGAAGAAGGAGAAGAACTTATTTCATTAGCGAAGCAACATAATGTCGTTTTAAGTGTGTATCACAATCGCCGTTTTGATAATGATTTCTTAACGATAAAGAAATTGTTAGAAGAAAAAAGAATAGGGAATGTATACGCATATGAAGCGCATTTCGATCGTTTCCGCCCACATGTACGTGATCGCTGGAGAGAAAAGAATTTACCAGGATCGGGAATTTTATATGATTTAGGCTCACATTTAATTGATCAAGCATTATCATTATTTGGGAAACCAGATGCGATAAATGCTGATGTAATAAAGCAACGACCAGGTGCAGAAATTGATGACTACTTCCATGTTGTACTTCATTACGGAGTAAAGCGTGTCATTTTACATAGTAGCAGTTACGTAAACCAAGCAGGTCCACATTTTACACTGCATGGAGATAAAGGTTCTATTGTGAAGTATGGTATGGATTCACAGGAAGAACAATTAAAAGAAGGAATGAAGCCAGGAGATAATGGTTATGGTGCAGACTCTGAAGAGAATTTTGCTACTATAGAAACAGAAGAAGAATTAGTATGTATGCCGACAGAAGTCGGCTGTTATGAAATGTATTATAAAGGTGTAAGAGATAGTATTGTAAATGGTGAGAAACCACCTGTAACAGCAGAAGAAGGTTTAGATGTTATTAAAGTGATTCAATTAGCTATTGAAAGTAGTGAAACGGGTAGAGTTATTCCTGTAAAATAA
- a CDS encoding ABC transporter ATP-binding protein — protein MISVQNVTKQFSNGKGLFDITFEVKKGEVFGYLGPNGAGKSTTIRNLMGFIKPTAGKATIFGLDCWEDAAKIQREVGYLPGEISFIEGMNGLEFLNLMQGMRGLKETKRRDDLIERLQFDVKTPIRKMSKGMKQKVGIVAAFMHDPEVLILDEPTSGLDPLMQQVFIDLILEEKQRGKTILMSSHIFTEIERTCDRVAIIKDGRLVTVEDIHDLQGMRRQVIDVTVASQAEIQSLTQSNLQFEAVKGKTASIIVQGNYQTVLQILSNYNVTALQTRATDLEHLFMHYYDKEEGVKHE, from the coding sequence ATGATTTCAGTTCAAAATGTCACAAAACAGTTTTCAAATGGGAAAGGCTTGTTTGATATTACATTTGAAGTGAAAAAAGGGGAAGTTTTTGGCTACTTAGGACCAAATGGTGCTGGGAAATCAACAACAATTCGTAATTTAATGGGATTTATAAAACCGACAGCTGGTAAAGCGACAATTTTCGGATTAGATTGTTGGGAAGATGCTGCGAAAATTCAAAGAGAAGTTGGCTATTTACCAGGAGAAATTTCTTTTATTGAAGGAATGAATGGATTAGAGTTTTTAAATTTGATGCAAGGAATGCGTGGGCTGAAGGAAACGAAGAGACGTGATGATTTAATAGAGCGTCTGCAATTCGATGTGAAAACACCAATTCGAAAAATGTCTAAAGGAATGAAACAAAAAGTAGGGATTGTTGCTGCATTTATGCATGATCCAGAAGTACTAATTTTAGATGAACCGACATCAGGACTCGATCCACTTATGCAACAAGTGTTTATAGATTTAATATTAGAGGAAAAGCAAAGAGGGAAAACGATTCTTATGTCGTCGCATATTTTCACTGAAATTGAGAGAACTTGTGACAGAGTAGCTATTATTAAAGATGGTCGTCTTGTAACGGTTGAAGATATTCATGATTTACAGGGAATGCGAAGACAAGTAATAGATGTAACAGTAGCATCTCAAGCTGAAATACAGTCACTTACTCAATCAAATTTACAATTCGAGGCTGTGAAAGGGAAAACAGCATCAATTATTGTGCAAGGAAATTATCAAACTGTTTTACAAATACTTTCAAACTATAATGTAACTGCACTACAAACGAGAGCGACGGATTTAGAACATTTATTTATGCATTATTACGATAAGGAAGAAGGGGTAAAGCATGAATAA
- a CDS encoding dicarboxylate/amino acid:cation symporter has protein sequence MKIVKNLTFQVIVAIICGIAVGAIWPSVGQQMKPIGETFINMIKMVIAPIIFLTIVLGIASMGSMKKVGRVGGKALLYFEIVTTFALVIGIIVANVVRPGDGLDPSKLKGGDVSQYVQSGQEMKWMDFFLHIVPSNMFEAFAKGDILQVLFFSILFGAGLTMLGKNGQPVIDFFERLSKVFFNILSIVMKLAPVGAFGGMAFTIGKYGLSTLIPLGKLMICVYATMALFVFIVLNFICKLYKFSLWKYLAHIKEELLIVLGTSSSESVLPRMMTKMEDFGCSKPVVGLVIPTGYSFNLDGTTIYLSMATIFLAQVFHVDLSLGQQLTIIAILLVTSKGAAAVTGGGFIVLASTLSAMNVIPLEGLALLLGVDRFMSEARAIVNLIGNGVATVVVAKSENEFNDEKYTRVLDEMKKEKMAG, from the coding sequence ATGAAAATTGTAAAGAATTTAACATTCCAAGTTATTGTGGCAATTATTTGTGGTATTGCAGTAGGAGCGATTTGGCCTAGTGTTGGACAACAAATGAAGCCAATTGGTGAGACGTTCATTAATATGATAAAAATGGTCATTGCACCAATCATCTTTTTAACAATTGTGCTTGGTATTGCAAGTATGGGAAGTATGAAAAAGGTAGGACGAGTTGGTGGGAAAGCGTTATTATATTTTGAGATTGTTACAACTTTTGCTCTTGTCATTGGTATTATCGTAGCGAATGTCGTACGTCCTGGAGATGGATTAGATCCTTCAAAGTTAAAGGGCGGAGATGTTTCACAATATGTACAAAGCGGGCAAGAAATGAAATGGATGGACTTCTTTTTACATATCGTGCCTTCTAATATGTTTGAGGCATTTGCAAAAGGTGATATATTACAAGTGTTATTCTTCTCCATTTTATTTGGTGCAGGGTTAACGATGCTAGGGAAAAATGGACAACCTGTTATCGACTTTTTTGAAAGATTATCGAAAGTATTTTTTAACATTTTATCAATTGTAATGAAATTAGCACCGGTTGGAGCATTCGGTGGAATGGCGTTTACAATTGGTAAATATGGTTTAAGTACACTTATTCCACTTGGTAAATTGATGATTTGCGTATATGCGACAATGGCATTATTTGTTTTTATTGTTTTAAATTTTATTTGTAAACTGTATAAATTTAGTTTGTGGAAATATTTGGCGCATATTAAAGAAGAATTACTTATTGTTTTGGGGACATCATCATCAGAATCAGTACTGCCGCGAATGATGACAAAGATGGAAGACTTCGGGTGTTCGAAGCCGGTAGTAGGTTTAGTCATTCCAACAGGCTATTCTTTTAACTTAGATGGAACAACGATTTATTTATCAATGGCTACTATATTTTTAGCTCAAGTCTTTCACGTCGATCTTTCACTAGGTCAACAATTAACTATAATAGCTATTTTATTAGTTACATCGAAAGGAGCAGCAGCAGTAACGGGCGGGGGATTTATTGTACTAGCATCTACTTTATCTGCGATGAATGTTATCCCGTTAGAAGGGTTAGCACTTTTATTGGGTGTAGATCGTTTCATGTCAGAAGCAAGAGCGATTGTAAATTTAATTGGTAACGGTGTAGCGACTGTAGTTGTGGCAAAAAGCGAAAATGAATTCAATGATGAGAAGTATACGAGAGTGTTAGATGAAATGAAAAAAGAGAAAATGGCCGGATAA
- a CDS encoding TetR/AcrR family transcriptional regulator, whose product MNGFEKVKEKKKRAIKDAAFKLFSERGFNEVKIEHIAKKANVSQVTIYNHFGSKDALFRELIQEFIISEFQYYKDLAEENLPFHDMMQKMIVRKMNTGGLFQPDMLLQMMQRDEALREFIYSYQNEKILPWYLEILEQAQQKNEINPHLSKEMMLLYIQMFTKLGDDFGVQLLEGDREKHIQDIVTMFFYGLSVPQK is encoded by the coding sequence TTGAACGGCTTTGAAAAAGTGAAAGAAAAAAAAAAACGTGCCATTAAAGATGCTGCCTTTAAATTATTTTCAGAACGTGGATTTAATGAAGTGAAAATAGAACATATTGCAAAGAAAGCAAACGTTTCTCAAGTTACAATTTATAATCATTTTGGAAGTAAAGATGCGTTATTTAGGGAGCTTATACAAGAATTTATAATATCTGAATTTCAATATTATAAAGATCTTGCAGAAGAAAACTTACCTTTTCATGATATGATGCAAAAAATGATTGTAAGAAAAATGAATACTGGCGGGTTATTTCAGCCTGATATGTTACTACAAATGATGCAAAGAGACGAAGCGCTCAGAGAATTTATTTATAGTTATCAAAATGAAAAAATCCTGCCTTGGTATTTAGAAATATTAGAACAAGCACAGCAAAAGAATGAAATTAATCCACACCTTTCAAAAGAAATGATGTTACTTTACATTCAAATGTTCACTAAGTTAGGTGATGATTTCGGGGTGCAACTTCTTGAAGGAGATCGAGAAAAACATATACAAGATATAGTCACTATGTTTTTTTACGGCCTTTCTGTTCCACAAAAATAA
- a CDS encoding ABC transporter permease, translating to MNKQLFLASLKETQKSILSYATGAALYLWLLIWIFPSMVSAKGLNELISGMPDSVKKIVGMESPIQNVMDFLAGEYYSLLFIIILTIFCVTVATHLIARHVDKGAMAYLLATPVSRVKIAITQATVLILGLLIIVIVTYVAGILGAEWFLKDNNLNKELFLKINVVGGLIFLVVSAYSFFFSCICNDERKALSYSASLTILFFVLDMVGKLSDKLEWMRNISLFTLFRPKEIVEGTYNIWPVSLGLTVGALCIFILAIVVFRKRDLPL from the coding sequence ATGAATAAGCAATTATTTTTAGCTAGTTTGAAAGAAACGCAAAAAAGTATTTTGAGTTATGCTACTGGTGCAGCTCTTTATTTATGGTTATTAATTTGGATATTCCCATCGATGGTTTCAGCGAAAGGGTTAAATGAATTAATAAGTGGCATGCCTGATAGTGTAAAAAAAATCGTTGGAATGGAGAGTCCAATTCAAAACGTAATGGATTTTTTAGCTGGTGAATATTATAGCCTATTGTTTATTATCATTTTAACAATTTTTTGCGTCACGGTTGCAACGCATTTAATTGCTCGTCATGTAGATAAAGGAGCGATGGCATATTTATTAGCAACACCTGTATCCAGGGTGAAAATTGCAATTACGCAAGCTACCGTTCTCATATTGGGACTATTAATTATTGTAATTGTTACTTATGTAGCTGGTATATTAGGTGCAGAATGGTTTTTAAAAGATAATAATTTAAATAAAGAATTATTTTTAAAAATAAATGTAGTCGGAGGCCTAATATTTTTAGTAGTTAGTGCTTATTCATTTTTCTTTTCTTGTATATGTAATGACGAAAGAAAGGCACTAAGTTATTCAGCAAGTTTAACTATCTTATTTTTTGTATTAGATATGGTAGGTAAATTAAGTGATAAGTTAGAATGGATGAGAAATATATCTTTATTTACATTGTTTCGTCCGAAAGAAATTGTTGAAGGAACATATAATATATGGCCAGTAAGCTTAGGCTTAACTGTTGGAGCACTATGTATTTTTATATTAGCAATTGTAGTGTTTAGGAAGAGAGATTTGCCGTTGTAA